ATAATTGCAGTATCCCAACTGCGTCTTACTGAACCTAACTTGGCAAATTTTGACATGACTAAATCCTCTCTCTTATTCGTTGCGCCAGCAATTGTTTCTCATTTCTTACCGCCAGTACTCGATCGGCGTAGATTGCAATAATTAATAGCAAACCATTAATCGCTGCCTTCCAGAACGCATCAACGCCAAGGGCTGCTAAGCCACCTTGAATTGTCTGCACAAGTAATGCGCCAATTACAGCTCCTACTACAGTTCCAGATCCACCCATAATTGTTACGCCACCAATTACAACGGCTGCAACAACTGCTAACTCCTGGCCATAAAAAGCGGTGGAGTCAACCTGGGCAAATCGCATTAAATAAAACACGCCAGCAATGCCAGACATAACACCTGAGAAAACAAATGCTAGGAATGTGCGACGGAATACCTTTAAGCCAACAAGGTCTGCAGCCGGTGGGTTAGATCCAATTGCATAAGCATCTCTGCCTGACTTTGTGTACTTCATAAAGAGGGCCATCAAGATCATTGCAATAATTACCATTAAGAATGTGAAGGGCAGCAGACCAAAGTAAACCTTTTGGCCAAGTGCTAACAAGCTCTCTGGCATCTCTTGTGCGTTGTAATCAACTGAGTTTGATACAACATAAACCAAACCGCGCACAATATATAAAGTTCCTAGCGTTACCACCAATGAAGGCAATCTAAGCCCTGCCACAAGTAAGCCATTTACAATACCTACTGCAAGGCCAATAACTGAACCAATCACAAAGCATTGCACCCAGGTAAAGCTTGGATTTTTTGCACAAAAATCTGCAACTGTCCAAGCAGATAAGCCAACGGTAGAAGCGATTGATAGATCAATATGGCGCATAACCACAATTGGTGCGATCCCAATTGCAAGGAGCGCCACAACAGAGGTTGAGGTTAGAAGATCTCTAGTGCCATCACCTGTTAAAAATCGTGGGTTAATTAATCCGGTGCCGCCAACTGCGACAAGCAAAATAATGAAAAGACTTGATTCCCGGCTTGATGGACGAAGTTTTTTTAAGAAGTTCATATTAAGCACTTCGCTTTCCGGTAGTTGCAGCCGCAATTATCTTCTCCTGCGTTGCCTCTTTACGAGATAGCTCGGCAACTTGCTTGCCTTCACGCATCACAATAATTCGATCTGCCATTCCTAATACTTCAGGAAGTTCAGATGAGATCATCAAAACTGCTTTACCTTCACTGGCTGCTTGATTTACCAAGCGGTGAACCTCTGCCTTTGTAGCAACATCAATACCGCGAGTTGGCTCATCAACAATTAATAGATCAGGATCCGTTGCAAGCCACTTAGCCAATACTGTCTTTTGTTGATTACCACCTGAAAGACGATCAACTGGATCTGCTTGGTTTGCAAACTTAATACTTAGTTTTTCCTTCCAAGTATTAGTCAAAGTTTTCTCGCGCTTAAAGTTAATTAAGCCACGATCAGTTAATTTATCAAAGGACTCCATTGAGATATTTCGATTAACTCCAGCCACCATAAACAATCCTTGCTGCCTGCGATCCTCAGGAACTAATGCAATCTTGCGCTTCATCGCTTCAACTGGTGAGCCAGCAGGAAGGGCTTTACCATTTAAAGTTACTGAGCCACTTTCATACTTATCAACACCAAAGATTGCTCTTGCAACCTCTGATCGGCCTGAGCCAACTAAGCCAGCAAGGGCCACAATCTCACCTTTTTTAACATTAAATGAAACATTTCTAAAGTAGGCAGGATTTGTTAGATCTTTAACCTCAAGTACTACTGCGCCAATCTTGTTCTCTGTCTTTGGAAATAGCTCAGTTAACTCTCTTCCCACCATCTCTTTAATTACCTTTTGCAGATCAGTCTTACCAACTGGATTCTCACTCACAGTTGCGCCATCTCGCATTACGGTAATGAAGTCAGAGATTGCAAATACTTCATCCAACCTGTGGCTAACAAAGATAACCGCTTTATTAGCAGCTTTAAGTGATTTCATAACTGTCATCAATCGCTCAACTTCAGAAGCTGAAAGGGCTGCTGTTGGCTCATCCATTAAAATAATATTTGCATTCATGGATAACGCCTTTGCAATCTCAACAACTTGTTGATCTGCAATGGAAAGACCACGAGCTTGCCGCTTTGGATCTAACTCCACACCTAACTCTTTAAATAATCGCTTTGCCTCACTTTGGGCAAACTTCCAATCAATCACCATTCCCTTTTTAGGTTGGCGACCAATAAAAACATTTTCAGCTAAAGATAGATCTAAGAAAAGGGATGGCTCCTGATAAATAACTGCCACACCTTGATCAATGGATGCTTGCGGGGATCCGGTAATAAAATCTTTGCCACCTAATTTGATTGAGCCACCATCATTGACATGAACGCCAGACAAAATCTTAAGCATCGTGGATTTACCCGCGCCATTTTCACCAAGGAGTGCGTGAATCTCACCTGCTCTAATTTTTAGATCTGTTCCCTTTAATGCAACTGCGCCACCAAAGCGCTTTTGCACTCCACTCATTTCAAGTAGTAGATCACCCTTAGCGGCCACCGAATTACCTCATTCCTAATAGATCAATAAATCATTAGCTCTTAAGCAAATTCTCTCGCTGACCCTACCTTCACTTTCCTATTACGGCTAGGTAGGGCCGCCACCGCCCAGATAACAAAGAGGTAACGGGTGGCTGAGATCTTAGGATCTGGGATTACCCCGCACTCCTTATTACCTATACATATCTATATAGCAAGATCTCTTATCGGTGTTGAACTTAGGTGCCAACTTAGGCAAGAGTTAAGGGTATGCACCAATACCTCGCCCTAGATATGGGGGCAGAATCTGGCCGCTTGATGGCGGTAAGTATTGGAAATCAAATCACAACCAATGAGATCCATCGTTTTCAAACACCAGTTGCTACCGATCGCCATGGCAGGCGGTGTTGGGATCTGCCAAAGATAATTGATGAGATAACAACAGCGTTAAGTAAGGCAGCAAATACTGGTACCTACCTTGGTTTAGCAGTTGATACCTGGGGATTAGATTTTGGACTAATCGATCATGATGGAAAGGTAATTGATCTTCCTGTCTCACACCGTGATCATCGAACCGATGGGATGTTAGAAAAAGCTTCTTCCCTTGTAGGAAGAGAACGATTACACAATGAGAGTGGATGCCAATTACTTGAAGTCAACTCCATCTATCAGTTACTAGCAATCACAAATCAAACACCGGATGAGTTTAAAAAAGCAAAGCACTTGTTATTTATGCCAGATCTTGTTTTATACGCCCTAACTGGTGTTATTGGTACTGAGTACACAATTGCCACAACCTCAGGTTTATATGATGTGGTTAATGATCAATGGGCGCTAGATCTTGCAAAGGATTTAAATATTCCCTCCCATATTTTTGGCAAAGTTGAAAACCCAGGAAGTATCAGGGGCGTAATAAGTAAATCACTCCAAGATAAAACAGGTATTGGCCCAATTACATGTATTGCAACTGCAAGCCATGACACAGCAGCCGCTGTATTTGCTACTCCTCTTTCATCCCCAGGGAGTGCTTACATTTCAAGTGGCACTTGGTCGTTAATGGGAGTAGAGCTTGAAAATCCTGTTGTTAACAAAACAACCTTAGAGGGGCGATTAACTAATGAGGGTGGTTATAACCGCTCCATTAGATTGCTTAGAAACATTATGGGGCTTTGGTTAATCCAAGAGGTGCGCCGTGATCTAAAAGAGTCTGGCTTTGATTTAACCTACGCGCAGTTAGTAGAGCAAGCACAGGCAGTGAAGGATCCCTTTGCATCCCTGATTTATGTTGATGCCTCAATTTTTATCCACGCCGGCGGGATGATTGAGCGAATTCAAAGATTTTGCAAAACAACAAATCAAAGTATCCCCACTACACCAGGTGAGTTAGCACAAACAGTTTTTGCATCCCTTGCCCTGCAATACACAAAAACTTGTGATGATTTAGCGCAGTGTTCAAAGCTTGAAATGCCAGCAATACATATTGTTGGTGGCGGCTCACAAAATCAACACCTATGCCAATTAACCGCTGATATCTCAGGCAAAGAGGTTATTGCTGGCCCTGTTGAGGCAACTGCAATGGGAAATGCGATGGTGCAGGCAATTGCTCTCGGCAAGGATTCCAACTTAAAGGATACAAAATCTGCAAGAGCGCTCATCTCTAGATCTGATTTAGGCGTGAAAAGTTTTAAACCCACCCAAGGCCAAGATCAGAATACAATTGCACAAATCCGCGCTCGTTATCAAAAGCTAACTTTGGAGGATATGCGATGAGTGATTTAGTTTCCCAATTAACATCTCTCGCCATCGCAGCCGGAGACCCATCAGCTGATCTAACTATTGTGGCAGAAGGTAATGCTGCAGTCTTTGAGCCTTCCACAAATCGCTTTTTAGTTAAAGCAAGTGGTGTGGTGATGGGCAAAGCAACAATAGAGGATTGGGTTTATCTTGATTTAGCAAAGTGTGCTCAAGTTTTAGTTGATGCTAATAAACAGGGAGTAAGTAAAAAGCTAGATAAAGCATTTGATGCAATATTAAAAGAGTCTAAGACGCCAAATGGTGTAGTAAAGAAGGCCTCTATTGAAACTATGGTGCATGTAGTTGCCTTTGATCTAATGGGTGCTACCTGGTCACTACACACCCACCCAACTCCAGTTGTGGCCCTGGCTGCAAGTAAAGATGGCGCTAAACATTACAAAGCAACAGTTTTCCCAGATGAAGCAGTAGTTTGCGGACCAGTTCCATTATTTCTTCCCTACGCAGACCCTGGTCTTTCACTTGGCTTAGGTGTTTATCAAGGAGTACTTAAGTATCAAAAGAAGCATGAGAGGTCCCCTGGTCAAATTATTTTAGGAAACCATGGTCTTTGCACCTTTGGTTCAGCAAGTTCTGAGGCACTGTCCACAACACAGATTGCAGTTAAAGCTGCCAGAGTTAGATTGGGAGCACTAAGTGCTGGCGGTATTAAGTTTGTTGGTAAAAGAGAAGCAGCATCAATTGCATATAGGCCGGATGAAATCTTGCGTCGCAAGATGTTGTCGCAAGGTAAGTAAAAAGAGTTAATGAGAGTAAAAGCTGCCACCTTTGATATTGGCGGAGTTTTATACTCAGATGATGCCTTTAAGCGAGCAATATTTTCTGCCCTTAATCAATTAACTTCAGTTTCCCAAGAAAGCTTTGATCAGATTTATCTTGCTCACTTAAAGTCACAATCTGGCTCACTTAGATCTAAATTATGTGAAGCCTTCTTAGGCTCATTAGATAAAAAGAGTGAGCTAATGGCGATAGCCAATAAAGAATGGTTATTTAACGATAATGATCAATACCAAGATGGCAAAGATTGCTTAATAAAGCTAAAGCAAGCTGGCTTAAAGATTGGCATCATCGCCAATCAACCAAAAGTAGCAGCAGATCGTTTAAAACAAGATGGCTTATTTGAGTTAATAGATTTCCTTGGCATATCTGCCATCGTTGGCTTTGAAAAACCAGATCCAGCCTTTTTTAAGTTAGCAATCAAAGAGTTATCACTGCCTGCGCAAGAAATAATTCATATTGGTAATCGAATCGATACCGATGTTAATCCAGCCAAAGCATTGGGCATGAAAACAGTTTGGGTAAGAAGAGGGGAAGCCAATCCTGATCCTTCAAAGGATGATTTAGCAGCGGCTGATATTACGGTGAGTGATTTAAAATCACTGCCTGAATTAATAAATGCTCTATGAGTAAATCTGTCTTTATTGGCATTGATATTGCCACCTCAAATGTTAGAGCAGTTGCAATTGATAGGACAGGAACACCTCTTGCCAGGGCAAGTGAGCCACTGGCCCAAGTTATAAAGAGGGAAGATAAATCTGCCACCCAAGATAGTAAAAGTTGGATCACAGCCGTTGATAAAGTTTTAACCCATCTTTGCAAGCAATTAATTGAAGAAGGGTTTATCCCCCAATCTCTTTTAATCTCAGCGACAAGTGGCACCTTCATACTTTGCGATAAAAACTACGCACCAATAGCACCAGCTGCTATGTATAACGATGGCAGGGCAAGTGACCCTCTAGGAAGAGCTGCTGCGGTAATAGAAGCTTCAAAACAAAGCGGGCCATTTCATTTCGCAAATACGCCTGAAGTTTTAATCGCGCATTTATCAGAGCAACCACTCCCCCAAATCCCAACCGATAGTAGCCATGGGTTAAAGATGGGTGTTGATTTTAAAAGTAGCGATTATCTAGTTGCTACTAAAGAGCTCGCTAACTCATTGAACATAACTCTTCCTAAAGTGGTTCTACCTGGCACAAAGATTGCAACAATAAGTAATCAGATCGCAGCAAAATTGGGTATTCCACCCATTCCAATTTATGCCGGTATGACAGATGGCTGCACCGCACAAATCGCAGCAGGTGGTGCTACTGGCTCTGTTACATCCCTTGGCACAACAATGGTGATCAAAGTAGTTGCAGATAGCAATATCTCAGGGGATGGCTTTTATTCACACCTTCTGCCATCAAATCGCTATTTATTAGGGGGTGCTAGCAATATAGGCGGAGTTAGTTATCAAAAGTATGAAGCAGAGCTTGAAAGCTTAAATAAGAAAGCAGCAGAAATTGGTGCTGCAAACTTTATTACCTATCCATTGCCCGTTACCGGTGAGAGATTCCCAATTAAATCATCCTCAATTACAAATCTGATGTCAGCAAAGCCAGAGAGTGATGTTATGGAGTACCGCGGAATATTAGAAGGCATCGCCTTTACCGAAAAGTATGCCTATGATCTTTTGCAAAAGGCTGGCGCTAAGTTGTCACAAACTATTTACACCACCGGCGGTGGCGGTAAGTCAAAGGTCTTATCTCAAATTAGAGCAAACATATTAAATAGACCAGTTGCTATTACCAACACCACTGGCTCTGATATGGGAGCAGCATTCCTATCT
The Candidatus Nanopelagicus limnes DNA segment above includes these coding regions:
- a CDS encoding sugar ABC transporter ATP-binding protein; amino-acid sequence: MAAKGDLLLEMSGVQKRFGGAVALKGTDLKIRAGEIHALLGENGAGKSTMLKILSGVHVNDGGSIKLGGKDFITGSPQASIDQGVAVIYQEPSLFLDLSLAENVFIGRQPKKGMVIDWKFAQSEAKRLFKELGVELDPKRQARGLSIADQQVVEIAKALSMNANIILMDEPTAALSASEVERLMTVMKSLKAANKAVIFVSHRLDEVFAISDFITVMRDGATVSENPVGKTDLQKVIKEMVGRELTELFPKTENKIGAVVLEVKDLTNPAYFRNVSFNVKKGEIVALAGLVGSGRSEVARAIFGVDKYESGSVTLNGKALPAGSPVEAMKRKIALVPEDRRQQGLFMVAGVNRNISMESFDKLTDRGLINFKREKTLTNTWKEKLSIKFANQADPVDRLSGGNQQKTVLAKWLATDPDLLIVDEPTRGIDVATKAEVHRLVNQAASEGKAVLMISSELPEVLGMADRIIVMREGKQVAELSRKEATQEKIIAAATTGKRSA
- a CDS encoding FGGY-family carbohydrate kinase: MSKSVFIGIDIATSNVRAVAIDRTGTPLARASEPLAQVIKREDKSATQDSKSWITAVDKVLTHLCKQLIEEGFIPQSLLISATSGTFILCDKNYAPIAPAAMYNDGRASDPLGRAAAVIEASKQSGPFHFANTPEVLIAHLSEQPLPQIPTDSSHGLKMGVDFKSSDYLVATKELANSLNITLPKVVLPGTKIATISNQIAAKLGIPPIPIYAGMTDGCTAQIAAGGATGSVTSLGTTMVIKVVADSNISGDGFYSHLLPSNRYLLGGASNIGGVSYQKYEAELESLNKKAAEIGAANFITYPLPVTGERFPIKSSSITNLMSAKPESDVMEYRGILEGIAFTEKYAYDLLQKAGAKLSQTIYTTGGGGKSKVLSQIRANILNRPVAITNTTGSDMGAAFLSLASHIKSGDDLTAELMKINISQIEIFKPQQDEALSSNYQKYLTLISPYI
- a CDS encoding HAD family hydrolase, producing the protein MRVKAATFDIGGVLYSDDAFKRAIFSALNQLTSVSQESFDQIYLAHLKSQSGSLRSKLCEAFLGSLDKKSELMAIANKEWLFNDNDQYQDGKDCLIKLKQAGLKIGIIANQPKVAADRLKQDGLFELIDFLGISAIVGFEKPDPAFFKLAIKELSLPAQEIIHIGNRIDTDVNPAKALGMKTVWVRRGEANPDPSKDDLAAADITVSDLKSLPELINAL
- a CDS encoding rhamnulokinase → MHQYLALDMGAESGRLMAVSIGNQITTNEIHRFQTPVATDRHGRRCWDLPKIIDEITTALSKAANTGTYLGLAVDTWGLDFGLIDHDGKVIDLPVSHRDHRTDGMLEKASSLVGRERLHNESGCQLLEVNSIYQLLAITNQTPDEFKKAKHLLFMPDLVLYALTGVIGTEYTIATTSGLYDVVNDQWALDLAKDLNIPSHIFGKVENPGSIRGVISKSLQDKTGIGPITCIATASHDTAAAVFATPLSSPGSAYISSGTWSLMGVELENPVVNKTTLEGRLTNEGGYNRSIRLLRNIMGLWLIQEVRRDLKESGFDLTYAQLVEQAQAVKDPFASLIYVDASIFIHAGGMIERIQRFCKTTNQSIPTTPGELAQTVFASLALQYTKTCDDLAQCSKLEMPAIHIVGGGSQNQHLCQLTADISGKEVIAGPVEATAMGNAMVQAIALGKDSNLKDTKSARALISRSDLGVKSFKPTQGQDQNTIAQIRARYQKLTLEDMR
- a CDS encoding class II aldolase/adducin family protein, producing MSDLVSQLTSLAIAAGDPSADLTIVAEGNAAVFEPSTNRFLVKASGVVMGKATIEDWVYLDLAKCAQVLVDANKQGVSKKLDKAFDAILKESKTPNGVVKKASIETMVHVVAFDLMGATWSLHTHPTPVVALAASKDGAKHYKATVFPDEAVVCGPVPLFLPYADPGLSLGLGVYQGVLKYQKKHERSPGQIILGNHGLCTFGSASSEALSTTQIAVKAARVRLGALSAGGIKFVGKREAASIAYRPDEILRRKMLSQGK
- a CDS encoding ABC transporter permease; amino-acid sequence: MNFLKKLRPSSRESSLFIILLVAVGGTGLINPRFLTGDGTRDLLTSTSVVALLAIGIAPIVVMRHIDLSIASTVGLSAWTVADFCAKNPSFTWVQCFVIGSVIGLAVGIVNGLLVAGLRLPSLVVTLGTLYIVRGLVYVVSNSVDYNAQEMPESLLALGQKVYFGLLPFTFLMVIIAMILMALFMKYTKSGRDAYAIGSNPPAADLVGLKVFRRTFLAFVFSGVMSGIAGVFYLMRFAQVDSTAFYGQELAVVAAVVIGGVTIMGGSGTVVGAVIGALLVQTIQGGLAALGVDAFWKAAINGLLLIIAIYADRVLAVRNEKQLLAQRIRERI